One stretch of Thermanaerosceptrum fracticalcis DNA includes these proteins:
- a CDS encoding GumC family protein has translation MNRETDGQQVYQEIDLRQVIEVLDRRKWIIIILTLTALLTSAILSFFILPPVYEAQTTLLVVQGDAKKVTRTEGNDLESMISTISRLPEMTIKTYVEQIKDPVLLSGVITKLDLAKEGYTVESLGKMLKVTALKDTNLIEVKVNNTDPKLAVAIGSTLTELFLESISKNTQQQLSKSVLFLQDQIKVVSKDLEAERAKLKELEARPRSIAFLEQERVSIGNDLNKFRSLYLESQVSYQQLQAGLKELEKRLKEIPPAEQTQTNSLYVSLKEQVTAKNIALTEKGAQMEALSNRMKQLQTQLDQLQAELTNKKNETELVQRKVEELEKTYALLSEKITQTQITKSINLGETSIQIVSPSTLKVDPVKPNKKLNLALAGVLGLMMSVVFAFVLEFLDNKIRTREDVEKHLGLPVLGMIPKFKENGKDKNSFGKDTGYAERSTTTAK, from the coding sequence ATGAACAGAGAGACGGACGGTCAGCAAGTTTATCAGGAAATAGATCTCCGGCAGGTAATAGAGGTCCTGGACAGGCGTAAATGGATCATCATCATCCTTACCCTTACTGCTCTCCTTACCTCAGCTATCCTTTCCTTTTTTATTCTCCCTCCCGTCTACGAGGCTCAGACCACCCTTCTTGTGGTGCAGGGTGACGCCAAAAAGGTCACCCGTACCGAGGGTAACGACCTGGAGTCTATGATCAGCACGATTTCCCGCTTACCGGAAATGACCATCAAGACATATGTAGAACAAATCAAGGACCCCGTCCTCCTCAGCGGAGTTATTACAAAGCTGGATCTGGCCAAAGAGGGTTATACCGTAGAGAGTCTAGGCAAAATGCTCAAGGTTACTGCTCTTAAGGATACAAACTTAATCGAAGTTAAGGTAAATAATACAGATCCCAAGCTGGCTGTGGCTATAGGCAGCACTTTAACTGAACTCTTCCTGGAATCAATTTCCAAGAACACCCAGCAGCAGTTGAGCAAATCTGTTCTCTTTCTTCAGGACCAGATCAAAGTAGTCAGTAAAGACCTGGAAGCTGAGCGGGCAAAATTAAAAGAGCTGGAAGCGAGGCCGCGCAGTATTGCTTTTTTAGAGCAGGAGCGGGTCAGTATCGGTAATGATTTGAATAAATTCAGAAGCTTGTACCTGGAAAGCCAGGTTTCTTATCAGCAGCTGCAGGCGGGTTTAAAGGAACTGGAAAAAAGACTAAAGGAGATTCCCCCTGCAGAGCAAACCCAGACAAATTCTCTGTATGTTTCACTTAAAGAACAAGTAACTGCCAAAAACATTGCTTTAACGGAGAAAGGGGCGCAAATGGAGGCCCTCTCCAACAGGATGAAACAGCTGCAAACCCAGCTTGACCAGCTCCAGGCAGAATTAACCAACAAGAAAAACGAGACTGAACTGGTGCAGAGAAAAGTTGAAGAGTTGGAGAAAACCTATGCACTGCTGTCTGAAAAAATTACCCAGACCCAGATAACCAAGTCCATTAACCTTGGTGAAACAAGCATTCAAATTGTTTCCCCTTCAACACTTAAAGTCGACCCCGTCAAGCCCAACAAAAAGCTGAACCTGGCCCTGGCCGGTGTCCTCGGTCTCATGATGTCCGTAGTTTTCGCTTTCGTCCTGGAATTTCTTGATAACAAGATTCGCACCAGGGAAGACGTGGAGAAACACCTGGGGTTGCCCGTACTGGGTATGATACCCAAGTTTAAGGAAAACGGTAAAGACAAAAATTCCTTTGGAAAGGATACAGGCTATGCAGAGAGAAGCACTACTACCGCAAAATAA
- a CDS encoding WcaI family glycosyltransferase codes for MKILVIGINYYPEITSTGLYTTQMCEWLVEKGHTVSVITGFPYYPKWKIYDRYDNKLYDIESVNGVNIYRSYVYVPDTVTSIKRIIHELSFEFSSMFNLLRQIRMSPDVVISISPPFLIGLHGYFVSVLLNIPFVYHIQDLQIDAAADLQMIKNNKVLNTLRYVERLILKKADLITTISMGMKEKIINKGIDEKKVTLFPNWADIRDVKPLEKNNEFRIVNEIDKDDFVVLYAGNIGEKQGLDYVVDAASLLINKNMIKFLIVGEGAKKEWLINRVKKLNLHNVQFLGIQPKEILPNMLSAADICLVPQQKDVTDIVMPSKLTNILASGTPALVSANESCEVSKVVQKYQCGIVIEPENPEVMAETIVNLYNNREKLSELGINGRKYAEEYLDIDKILGSFESKLKELKDGGKNG; via the coding sequence ATGAAAATATTAGTTATAGGAATTAATTATTACCCAGAAATAACCTCAACAGGTCTATATACTACTCAAATGTGTGAGTGGTTAGTTGAAAAAGGACATACTGTTTCTGTCATAACGGGTTTTCCATATTATCCGAAATGGAAGATCTACGACAGATATGATAATAAATTGTATGATATTGAGTCTGTTAACGGAGTAAACATCTACAGATCTTATGTATATGTACCAGATACAGTTACATCAATAAAAAGAATTATTCATGAATTATCATTTGAATTTTCCAGTATGTTTAACCTTTTAAGACAAATAAGAATGAGCCCAGATGTAGTAATAAGTATAAGTCCTCCATTTTTAATAGGATTACATGGATATTTTGTTTCAGTACTGTTGAATATTCCGTTTGTTTATCATATCCAGGATCTCCAAATCGATGCTGCAGCTGATTTACAAATGATAAAAAATAATAAAGTGCTTAATACTTTAAGGTATGTTGAAAGGTTAATATTGAAAAAGGCAGATTTGATAACAACTATCAGTATGGGTATGAAAGAAAAAATAATAAACAAAGGTATAGATGAAAAAAAAGTTACATTATTCCCAAATTGGGCTGATATAAGAGATGTTAAACCGCTAGAGAAAAATAATGAATTCAGGATAGTAAACGAGATTGACAAAGATGATTTTGTTGTTCTTTACGCAGGTAACATCGGTGAAAAACAGGGCTTAGATTATGTAGTTGATGCTGCTAGTTTATTAATTAATAAAAATATGATTAAGTTCCTTATTGTCGGAGAAGGAGCTAAAAAGGAATGGTTAATAAATCGAGTGAAGAAACTTAATTTACATAATGTACAGTTTCTTGGTATCCAACCAAAGGAAATTTTACCAAATATGCTGAGTGCTGCAGACATATGTTTAGTTCCCCAACAAAAGGATGTTACTGATATTGTGATGCCATCTAAGCTTACAAACATTTTAGCAAGTGGTACTCCAGCTTTGGTATCAGCTAATGAATCCTGTGAAGTTTCAAAAGTTGTCCAAAAATACCAATGTGGTATAGTAATTGAACCAGAGAATCCTGAAGTAATGGCAGAAACAATTGTTAATTTATATAACAATAGAGAGAAACTTAGCGAATTGGGTATTAATGGCAGGAAATATGCTGAAGAATATTTAGATATTGACAAGATATTAGGAAGTTTTGAATCTAAACTAAAAGAATTAAAAGACGGAGGAAAGAACGGATGA
- a CDS encoding exopolysaccharide biosynthesis polyprenyl glycosylphosphotransferase, producing MAQTEIVSIDKKVSSHKSVKTTGYVSKRIFDLVVGFAALLVALPFMILIAIAIKIDSKGPVIFGHTRVGKDGKSFKCLKFRTMVMNSQEILDNLLLENPQLREEWEKDFKLKNDPRITRVGHFLRKTSLDELPQLVNVIKGEMSLVGPRPIINKEVQKYGNYYEIYKAVLPGITGLWQVSGRNDIDYEERVQLDVRYVRNWSLWMDIKILIRTAGIVLGRKGAY from the coding sequence ATGGCTCAGACCGAGATTGTTTCAATCGATAAAAAGGTATCAAGTCACAAAAGTGTGAAAACGACCGGATACGTGTCTAAAAGGATATTTGATTTGGTTGTAGGATTTGCGGCTCTATTGGTGGCCCTTCCTTTCATGATATTGATTGCAATTGCCATTAAGATTGATTCAAAGGGGCCTGTAATATTTGGTCACACCAGGGTTGGAAAAGATGGGAAGAGTTTTAAGTGTTTAAAGTTTCGTACGATGGTAATGAATTCACAGGAAATCCTGGATAATTTATTATTAGAGAATCCCCAACTTCGTGAAGAGTGGGAAAAAGATTTTAAATTAAAAAACGACCCACGGATTACAAGAGTAGGTCATTTCTTAAGAAAAACAAGTTTGGATGAACTTCCGCAGCTGGTTAACGTAATAAAGGGAGAGATGAGTTTAGTAGGGCCGAGACCAATTATTAACAAAGAAGTTCAGAAATATGGAAATTATTATGAGATATATAAAGCGGTTTTACCGGGTATTACTGGTCTTTGGCAAGTTAGTGGTCGGAATGATATTGACTATGAGGAAAGAGTGCAATTGGATGTTAGGTATGTCCGTAATTGGTCATTGTGGATGGATATAAAAATACTAATCCGAACAGCGGGTATTGTTTTGGGTAGAAAAGGTGCTTACTAA
- a CDS encoding mannose-1-phosphate guanylyltransferase/mannose-6-phosphate isomerase, with protein sequence MKTIILAGGNGTRLWPLSRTYYPKQFLKLKNMDRSIFQMSFERCLKLTDSDQIYIVTNANYKFLVLSQIEELGYKFNENNVLIEPVGKNTLPAIYFGVKEIQKQGEDKVAVFPSDNLIKDELTLINIIKKGLSLTSEYLITFGVKPYKPHTGYGYIKPSDPLGDGYKVSEFKEKPDYDTALSYMENGYLWNSGMFMFRTDVFTEEVKEHCQEVYQTFNLKDINEMFEKAPSISIDYGIMEKSQRVAVIPLDIKWSDLGSFDAFYDEYPSDEYGNIKFNGDILLESNNNLLYTGKDKSVALIGVNDLIVVDEKDTLLICKKNYSQKVKDVVDKLKSSKNQRVDFHLTTYRPWGSYTILEEGLFYKIKRITVLPGKKLSYQLHHHRSEHWIVVKGAAKVTIEDEEYFVRSGESTYVQSGYKHRLENPGRVQLEVIEVQLGEYLEEDDIVRIEDDFGRCM encoded by the coding sequence ATGAAAACTATTATTTTAGCCGGAGGGAACGGTACCAGGTTATGGCCCCTAAGTCGCACTTATTATCCCAAGCAATTTCTCAAACTAAAGAATATGGATCGATCCATCTTTCAAATGTCCTTTGAAAGGTGCTTAAAATTAACAGACTCAGACCAGATATACATAGTAACCAATGCAAATTATAAATTTTTGGTCCTAAGTCAAATTGAAGAATTGGGTTATAAATTTAACGAAAACAATGTTTTAATTGAACCCGTGGGCAAAAACACGCTTCCAGCTATATATTTCGGGGTAAAAGAAATACAAAAACAAGGAGAAGACAAAGTAGCAGTATTCCCTTCCGATAACTTAATTAAAGATGAATTAACCCTCATTAACATAATTAAAAAAGGATTGTCACTAACCAGTGAATATCTAATTACTTTCGGTGTAAAGCCATATAAGCCACATACTGGTTATGGCTATATCAAACCAAGTGATCCCCTAGGGGATGGTTACAAAGTATCTGAATTTAAAGAAAAACCTGATTACGACACAGCTCTTTCTTACATGGAAAATGGATATTTATGGAATAGCGGTATGTTTATGTTCAGGACAGATGTTTTTACTGAGGAAGTAAAAGAGCATTGCCAGGAAGTTTATCAAACATTTAATTTAAAAGATATTAACGAAATGTTTGAAAAAGCACCAAGTATTTCCATAGACTACGGTATTATGGAAAAATCACAGCGAGTAGCCGTAATTCCGCTAGATATTAAATGGAGTGACTTGGGCAGTTTCGATGCTTTCTATGATGAATATCCTAGTGATGAATACGGCAATATCAAGTTTAATGGCGATATATTACTAGAATCAAATAATAACTTGCTTTACACAGGTAAAGACAAATCAGTAGCCTTAATAGGAGTCAATGATTTAATTGTTGTGGATGAAAAAGATACCCTTCTGATATGTAAAAAGAATTATTCGCAAAAGGTTAAAGATGTAGTAGACAAATTAAAATCCAGTAAGAATCAAAGAGTAGATTTTCACTTAACTACCTATAGGCCATGGGGTTCATATACGATTTTAGAAGAAGGGCTCTTTTATAAAATAAAACGCATCACTGTTTTGCCAGGGAAAAAATTGAGCTACCAGCTACACCACCACCGCAGTGAGCACTGGATAGTCGTAAAAGGTGCAGCAAAAGTAACTATAGAAGATGAAGAGTATTTTGTAAGAAGTGGAGAAAGTACCTATGTTCAATCAGGGTATAAACATAGACTAGAAAATCCAGGCAGGGTTCAATTAGAGGTAATTGAAGTGCAACTCGGTGAATATTTAGAAGAAGATGATATTGTTAGGATCGAAGATGATTTTGGTCGTTGTATGTAA
- a CDS encoding GDP-L-fucose synthase family protein, producing MEKTAKIYVAGHGGLVGSAIKRRLEGLGYKNLVYKSSKELDLRDSLAVKHFFELEKPEYVFLAAAKVGGILANSKYPGQFIYDNIMIESNVIHSSHLYGVKKLLFLGSSCIYPKFAPQPIKEEYLLSGELEPTNMPYAVAKIAGIQLCQAYNREYNTNFISVMPTNLYGPNDNFDLETSHVMPALIRKFHEAKVNKLPYVEVWGTGTPRREFLYIDDLADACIFLMDKYNQNEIINIGVGEDISIRELALLIKEIVEYKGDIIWNTSKPDGTPRKLLDISRLTSLGWKAKVSLREGILLTYNWFIKNYYKND from the coding sequence ATGGAGAAGACTGCAAAAATATATGTAGCCGGACATGGTGGATTAGTGGGAAGTGCGATAAAACGGAGACTAGAGGGGTTAGGTTATAAGAATCTCGTATATAAGTCCAGTAAAGAATTGGATCTGAGAGATTCTTTGGCAGTTAAGCATTTTTTTGAGTTAGAAAAACCGGAGTATGTTTTTCTAGCTGCAGCAAAAGTAGGTGGAATTCTAGCGAACTCTAAATATCCTGGTCAGTTTATTTATGACAATATTATGATCGAAAGCAACGTAATTCATTCGTCACACTTATATGGAGTTAAAAAGCTTTTATTTCTCGGGAGTTCGTGTATTTATCCCAAGTTTGCACCACAACCCATAAAGGAAGAATATCTATTATCTGGAGAACTGGAACCTACCAACATGCCTTATGCTGTGGCAAAGATTGCCGGGATACAGCTCTGTCAGGCATATAACAGGGAATATAACACCAATTTTATCTCAGTAATGCCGACTAATCTATATGGGCCAAATGATAACTTTGACTTGGAAACTTCCCATGTAATGCCAGCCTTGATTCGCAAATTTCATGAGGCAAAAGTAAACAAGCTCCCTTATGTAGAAGTGTGGGGAACCGGTACCCCCAGACGTGAATTTCTTTACATAGACGATTTGGCAGACGCGTGTATATTCTTAATGGATAAATATAATCAGAATGAAATCATTAATATAGGAGTTGGTGAAGATATTTCCATCAGGGAATTGGCTTTGTTGATTAAAGAAATTGTAGAATATAAAGGAGATATCATTTGGAATACGTCAAAGCCTGATGGAACACCCAGAAAATTACTAGATATAAGTAGGCTTACCAGTCTTGGCTGGAAGGCTAAAGTTTCATTACGAGAAGGAATTTTATTAACGTATAATTGGTTTATAAAGAATTATTATAAAAATGATTAA
- a CDS encoding O-antigen ligase family protein — protein MGKLIIILLGIYSILDSLLSRGVPYWRVSYGIVFMGVLIVTLVKLARMRVVKIDDLIYLTSSMILICLPIISIFLQDVVFLKYVIGDFVTILFPVVLVFLGRIDSKMFLDRGLNKLLFAFMLLASLIAPFNDLWGGLVRGENRYDPPHVVLIAATWVLLLFEQRNKRKIFFIILLLLYLSLSYFSNVRTSILTWFIGALIFLYIRGFRLGRIRFSTMFIYVSMLLIFIFGLLNIDTTSLINNMYLELKTTRLHTIVEGKTDESFMGRLMEVKDVIKITKMEGSVLNILIGHGYGATFTPYYSYPEPNITEFGLVHNIHIGPVQMFYRYGLLGLFLFLYISFNIFKNIIINKRLYDKNLLNPIVLIYNLSLIIYFINFMLFNILIDPAFSYCLAGFLTTRRNNDD, from the coding sequence TTGGGGAAATTAATAATTATATTACTCGGAATATATTCTATCTTAGACTCGCTACTTTCGAGGGGAGTACCTTATTGGCGAGTATCCTATGGTATTGTATTTATGGGGGTTCTTATTGTAACCCTGGTAAAATTGGCAAGAATGCGTGTTGTAAAGATAGATGATCTTATTTATTTAACTTCTAGTATGATCCTCATTTGTTTACCAATAATTTCTATATTTTTACAAGACGTTGTCTTTCTAAAGTATGTAATTGGTGACTTTGTAACTATTTTATTTCCGGTAGTCCTAGTTTTTTTGGGTAGAATTGATTCAAAGATGTTCTTGGATAGGGGGTTAAATAAACTATTATTTGCATTTATGCTTTTAGCTTCGTTAATCGCACCTTTTAATGACTTATGGGGGGGATTAGTTCGTGGGGAGAATAGGTATGATCCACCTCATGTTGTTTTAATAGCTGCAACTTGGGTATTATTATTGTTTGAACAAAGAAATAAAAGAAAAATTTTTTTTATAATATTACTTTTATTATACTTGTCGCTAAGTTATTTCTCAAACGTAAGGACAAGTATATTAACTTGGTTTATAGGAGCTTTAATTTTTTTATATATAAGGGGTTTTAGATTGGGAAGAATAAGGTTTTCGACTATGTTCATTTATGTCTCTATGTTGCTTATTTTTATATTTGGCCTCTTGAATATAGATACAACGAGCCTTATTAATAATATGTATTTGGAGCTTAAAACTACTCGGTTACATACTATTGTGGAAGGAAAAACAGACGAATCATTTATGGGTAGATTAATGGAGGTTAAGGATGTAATTAAAATAACTAAGATGGAGGGTTCTGTGCTGAATATATTAATTGGTCATGGATATGGTGCAACATTTACACCGTACTATTCGTACCCAGAGCCTAATATTACCGAATTTGGTTTAGTGCACAATATTCATATTGGGCCAGTTCAAATGTTCTATAGATATGGTTTATTAGGGTTATTTTTATTCCTATACATCTCGTTTAATATTTTTAAGAATATTATAATCAACAAACGTTTATATGATAAAAACTTGTTAAACCCAATTGTTCTTATATACAACCTATCTTTAATAATTTACTTCATTAACTTTATGTTATTTAACATTTTAATTGATCCTGCTTTTTCATACTGTTTAGCTGGTTTTCTGACTACGAGGAGGAATAACGATGACTAA
- a CDS encoding polysaccharide pyruvyl transferase family protein, whose protein sequence is MTNKPRVALVSGFWGQNIGNAFFNVGGKKILQEIFPEHDVDYIQDQPGYRTFHNQSKGNPKKDIGLLKYLDVKYIVLQGPMLTVNFRNLWEDTFKHLKRRGVKIILLSAAMFKHNQAEVQANREFLKQYPPEILCTRDKQTYDAFKDCCEKSYNGIDSAFFVTNAYEPFVLDIKPYITLNFDRFPEPDIHLNNPNSSTFDYSFEALNYKWSLKIPKIQNWFSKKGKWQAYIGHLLDIRKLPEQIGEYLVIRPEHRFNPHITWKVYKHPNAIASDEPFTYFTVYANTTLTLSDRVHACVATLAYGKPAMLFTPSPRSYLFDRLGLTDIRKKPVLLNKDYLEEEKKKQLEFLKHAVASR, encoded by the coding sequence ATGACTAACAAACCTAGAGTAGCGCTGGTTTCAGGATTTTGGGGACAAAATATAGGTAATGCCTTTTTTAATGTAGGTGGAAAGAAAATATTACAAGAAATATTTCCCGAACATGATGTTGACTATATACAGGATCAGCCGGGTTATAGAACTTTTCATAATCAAAGTAAAGGTAACCCCAAGAAAGATATCGGTCTACTCAAATATCTTGATGTAAAATATATTGTTCTACAAGGGCCTATGCTCACAGTAAATTTTAGAAACCTTTGGGAGGATACTTTTAAACATTTAAAGAGGCGTGGAGTTAAGATTATTCTACTTAGTGCTGCAATGTTTAAGCATAATCAAGCAGAAGTTCAGGCTAATAGAGAATTCTTAAAGCAATATCCACCTGAAATATTGTGCACAAGAGATAAACAAACATACGATGCTTTTAAAGATTGTTGTGAAAAATCATATAACGGCATTGATAGTGCTTTTTTTGTTACGAACGCTTATGAACCATTTGTGTTGGATATTAAACCATACATTACCCTGAATTTTGATCGTTTTCCTGAACCTGACATACATTTAAATAATCCCAATAGTAGTACATTTGATTATTCTTTTGAAGCTTTAAATTATAAGTGGAGCCTTAAAATTCCCAAAATACAAAACTGGTTTTCGAAAAAAGGAAAATGGCAGGCATATATTGGTCATTTATTGGATATTAGAAAGCTTCCAGAACAGATAGGAGAATATCTAGTTATTCGACCGGAACATCGTTTCAATCCCCATATCACTTGGAAAGTTTATAAACATCCGAATGCCATAGCATCTGATGAACCATTTACATATTTTACTGTTTATGCGAATACAACCTTGACATTAAGTGATCGTGTGCACGCCTGTGTGGCTACTTTAGCATACGGTAAACCGGCAATGTTATTTACACCATCACCTCGATCCTATTTATTTGATCGGTTAGGTCTGACAGATATTAGAAAAAAGCCGGTTCTACTTAATAAAGATTATTTAGAGGAAGAAAAGAAAAAGCAGTTAGAATTTCTAAAACACGCAGTTGCTAGTAGATGA
- a CDS encoding tyrosine-protein phosphatase, whose amino-acid sequence MMWGDTDWHCHILPGVDDGPKSYHESLAMARAAAQLGFTKIVATPHFEEGVCENYREIILTEVDFLNDAIRNARIPVTVYPGSEIMLSPTIPQLLKERKLMTLMDKGTHVLVEFPLSQCRPLWATQVLDQIKLLGIMPVVAHPERYYWLQDDMGSFKRYGSTSIMFQGNFSSIRGKYGNKAKKLIISLDNQGFIDYWGSDAHSERGYKLL is encoded by the coding sequence ATGATGTGGGGAGACACCGATTGGCACTGCCATATCCTGCCGGGTGTAGATGATGGGCCCAAGAGTTATCATGAATCCTTAGCCATGGCCAGGGCTGCTGCACAGTTAGGATTTACGAAAATAGTGGCTACACCTCACTTTGAGGAGGGTGTATGTGAAAACTATAGAGAGATTATCTTAACGGAAGTGGATTTCCTGAATGATGCCATAAGAAATGCCAGGATACCTGTTACGGTGTATCCCGGCAGCGAGATAATGCTCAGCCCTACCATACCGCAGCTTCTAAAAGAAAGGAAGCTGATGACGTTGATGGATAAGGGTACACATGTGTTAGTAGAATTTCCGTTATCCCAATGTCGTCCCTTGTGGGCGACACAGGTGCTAGATCAAATTAAGCTACTAGGTATAATGCCTGTTGTAGCCCACCCAGAGCGATATTACTGGTTACAGGATGATATGGGAAGTTTTAAACGCTATGGTAGTACCAGTATTATGTTTCAAGGAAACTTCAGTAGTATTCGCGGGAAATATGGAAATAAAGCAAAGAAACTAATTATATCTCTGGACAATCAGGGATTTATTGATTACTGGGGTAGTGATGCACATTCAGAAAGAGGCTATAAGTTATTGTAA
- a CDS encoding CpsD/CapB family tyrosine-protein kinase — MQREALLPQNNALIAHHYPKSPEAEAFKVLRTNLQFLGMNKEIRSIAFTSSGPDEGKSTVLANLAVTLAQTGKKILVIDADLRLPVQHKIFTRHNAVGLTNVLAENADLDECIRETKSEGVYLLSSGPIPPNPAELLASERMTCLIKKLTERFDYVLVDTPPVLAVTDAVLLSVKVDGIILVAVSGRTRIDRAKEAKEHLVRAKARILGVVLNSVERSREDHYYYYYYGEGK, encoded by the coding sequence ATGCAGAGAGAAGCACTACTACCGCAAAATAATGCCTTAATTGCCCATCATTATCCTAAGTCCCCGGAAGCGGAAGCCTTTAAAGTATTGCGGACCAACCTCCAGTTTCTAGGCATGAATAAGGAAATAAGATCCATTGCCTTCACCAGCTCGGGACCCGATGAAGGGAAGTCTACGGTGCTTGCCAACCTGGCTGTTACCCTGGCCCAGACAGGCAAGAAAATCCTGGTCATAGATGCCGACCTGCGACTCCCGGTACAGCATAAGATCTTTACCCGGCATAATGCTGTGGGTTTAACCAATGTTTTGGCTGAAAATGCAGATTTGGACGAGTGTATCAGAGAAACAAAGAGCGAAGGGGTATACCTCCTTTCCTCAGGGCCCATTCCCCCTAACCCGGCGGAGCTTTTGGCTTCCGAAAGGATGACCTGTCTTATCAAGAAACTTACGGAAAGATTTGATTACGTTCTCGTGGATACACCCCCTGTTCTCGCCGTTACCGATGCCGTCCTTCTTTCGGTAAAAGTGGATGGGATTATCCTGGTGGCCGTATCCGGCAGGACAAGAATCGATCGGGCCAAGGAGGCCAAGGAGCATTTGGTCCGCGCTAAGGCAAGAATCCTGGGAGTTGTCCTGAACAGTGTGGAAAGGTCCAGGGAAGACCACTATTACTACTATTACTACGGAGAGGGCAAATGA
- the gmd gene encoding GDP-mannose 4,6-dehydratase, whose translation MKKALITGITGQDGAYLAEFLLNKGYEVHGIKRRSSLFNTTRIDHLYKDPHEENVRFLLHYGDLTDATNLIRIIQEVQPDEIYNLAAQSHVQVSFETPEYTANSDALGTLRLLEAIRILGLTERTKFYQASTSELFGKVQEIPQRETTPFYPRSPYAAAKLYAYWITVNYREAYNIFACNGILFNHESPVRGETFVTRKITRAVARIKLGLQDKLYLGNLDAKRDWGYAGDYVKAMWLMLQQEKPNDYVIATGETHSVREFVELAFKHVGIDILWEGNGVKERGIDSKSGNVLVQVDPRYFRPTEVDLLLGDYSKAKEKLGWEPEVTFGKLVEIMIKEDLRLAEKDLLCENNGYTTYNPYE comes from the coding sequence ATGAAAAAAGCTCTAATTACAGGTATTACGGGTCAAGATGGAGCATATTTAGCTGAGTTCCTGCTAAATAAAGGATATGAGGTTCATGGGATTAAACGTAGAAGTTCATTATTTAATACTACTCGTATAGATCATTTATATAAGGATCCACATGAGGAAAATGTAAGATTTCTATTACATTACGGTGATCTTACTGATGCTACAAATCTTATAAGGATTATTCAGGAAGTACAGCCAGATGAAATATATAATCTAGCAGCACAAAGTCATGTTCAGGTGTCTTTTGAGACACCTGAATATACTGCTAATTCTGATGCCTTGGGAACTTTAAGACTCTTGGAAGCTATTAGAATTCTGGGTTTAACAGAAAGAACGAAGTTTTATCAAGCTTCTACCAGTGAATTGTTTGGTAAAGTACAGGAAATTCCTCAACGGGAGACGACCCCTTTCTATCCCCGCAGTCCGTACGCCGCAGCAAAACTGTATGCTTATTGGATTACCGTAAATTACCGCGAAGCATACAATATCTTTGCGTGTAACGGCATTCTTTTTAACCATGAATCTCCAGTACGTGGAGAGACTTTCGTTACAAGAAAAATTACACGTGCTGTGGCTAGGATTAAGCTTGGGTTACAGGACAAACTTTATCTGGGGAATTTGGATGCGAAAAGAGACTGGGGTTATGCGGGGGACTATGTCAAGGCCATGTGGCTTATGTTACAACAAGAAAAACCAAATGACTATGTAATCGCTACCGGAGAAACCCATTCCGTTAGAGAGTTTGTTGAATTAGCGTTTAAACATGTAGGAATTGATATTTTATGGGAAGGTAATGGCGTAAAGGAAAGAGGGATAGACTCAAAGTCGGGTAATGTTCTAGTTCAAGTTGATCCCCGGTATTTCAGACCGACAGAAGTAGATTTACTTCTTGGGGATTACTCTAAGGCCAAGGAAAAGCTTGGATGGGAGCCTGAGGTTACTTTTGGAAAACTGGTTGAGATAATGATTAAAGAGGATTTAAGGTTAGCTGAAAAGGATCTGTTGTGTGAAAATAACGGGTATACTACTTATAATCCTTATGAGTAG